In a single window of the Oenanthe melanoleuca isolate GR-GAL-2019-014 chromosome 28, OMel1.0, whole genome shotgun sequence genome:
- the LONP1 gene encoding lon protease homolog, mitochondrial: MAAARWWRLCGRWRPAVTGPALGPTRRRLWAPAAAVPVPLGSTPPPRAAFSAGPRWHQRSPGGLSGGDALEGGGEEGGGGGGGAESGGAGPVITALTPLLVPEHFPNVPLIAVTRNPVFPRFIKIIEVKNKKLVELLRRKVRLAQPYAGVFLKKDDNNESDVVEDLNEIYQMGTFVQIHEMQDLGDKLRMIVMGHRRIRINKQLEVEPEEPENKQKIRRKQKRSKKESEEESGAKDQAVELVLDPVAASSKEVLMVEVENVVHEDFQITEEVKALTAEIVKTIRDIIALNPLYRESVLQMMQAGQRVVDNPIYLSDMGAALTGAESHELQDILEETSIPKRLYKALSLLKKEYELSKLQQRLGREVEEKIKQTHRKYLLQEQLKIIKKELGLEKEDKDAIEEKFRERLKELVVPKHVMDVIDEELNKLGLLDNHSSEFNVTRNYLDWLTSIPWGKCSEENLELARAQAVLEEDHYGMDDVKKRILEFIAVSQLRGSTQGKILCFYGPPGVGKTSIARSIARALNREYFRFSVGGMTDVAEIKGHRRTYVGAMPGKIIQCLKKTKTENPLILIDEVDKIGRGYQGDPSSALLELLDPEQNSNFLDHYLDVPVDLSKVLFICTANVTETIPEPLRDRMEVINVSGYVAEEKLAIAERYLVPQARVLCGLDENKAQITSDVLTVLIKQYCRESGVRNLQKQVEKVLRKSAYKIVSGEAETVQVTPENLQDFVGKPIFTVDRMYETTPPGVVMGLAWTAMGGSTLFIETSLRRPKDKEIKDGSLEVTGQLGDVMKESAKIAYTFARAFLMQKSPNNDFLMSSHIHLHVPEGATPKDGPSAGCTIVTALLSLAMNCPVRQNVAMTGEVSLTGKILPVGGIKEKTIAAKRAGVTCIILPSENKKDYYDLAGFITEGLEVHFVEHYKEVFDIAFPQLDLTGG, from the exons ATGGCGGCCGCGCGCTGGTGGCGACTGTGTGGGCGCTGGCGGCCCGCGGTCACTGGGCCCGCCCTGGGGCCTACGCGGCGCCGCCTCTGGGCCCCCGCCGCTGCTGTCCCGGTCCCGTTGGGCTCCacgccgccgccccgcgccgcctTCAGCGCCGGGCCGCGCTGGCACCAGCGGAGCCCCGGCGGTCTGTCGGGTGGCGACGCACTGGAAGGTGGCGGCGAGGAAGGtggcggcggcggtggcgggGCGGAGAGCGGCGGGGCTGGACCGGTCATAACGGCGTTGACGCCGTTGCTCGTTCCGGAGCATTTCCCCAACGTCCCGCTCATCGCCGTGACGCGCAACCCCGTCTTCCCGCGCTTCATCAAGATCATCGAG GTGAAAAATAAGAAGCTGGTTGAACTGCTGAGGAGGAAAGTTCGTCTTGCCCAGCCTTATGCtggtgtttttctgaaaaaggaTGACAA CAATGAGTCTGATGTGGTGGAGGATCTGAATGAAATATACCAAATGGGAACTTTTGTCCAAATTCATGAAATGCAGGATCTCGGAGACAAGTTGCGTATGATAGTCATGGGACATCGAAG GATTCGTATAAACAAGCAACTAGAGGTTGAGCCTGAAGAGCCcgagaacaaacaaaaaattagaaGGAAACAGAAGCGATCTAAGAAGGAGTCTGAAGAGGAGTCTGGAGCAAAGGACCAAGCTGTGGAGTTGGTACTAGATCCTGTAGCTGCTTCTTCGAAGGAAGTTCTTATGGTAGAAGTAGAGAATGTCGTTCATGAAGATTTTCAGATTACAGAAGAGGTTAAA GCACTAACTGCAGAAATTGTTAAAACAATTCGGGACATCATTGCCTTGAACCCCTTGTACAG AGAGTCCGTACTTCAGATGATGCAGGCTGGACAGCGTGTGGTAGATAACCCTATCTATCTGAGTGACATGGGTGCAGCCCTAACAGGGGCAGAGTCACACGAGCTTCAAGACATCTTGGAAGAAACCAGT ATTCCTAAACGGCTTTATAAAGCTCTTTCCCTTCTGAAAAAGGAGTATGAGCTGAGCAAACTTCAGCAGCGTCTTGGAAGAGAG GTTGAGGAGAAGATCAAGCAAACACATCGCAAGTATCTTCTTCAAGAGCAGTTGAAGATCATCAAGAAAGAACTAGGTCTGGAAAAAGAGGACAAGGATGCTATAGAAGAGAAATTCCGTGAACGACTAAAGGAGCTGGTAGTGCCAAAGCATGTCATGGATGTGATTGATGAAGAGTTGAACAAGTTGGGCTTGTTGGATAATCACTCCTCAGAATTCAA TGTTACACGGAACTACTTGGACTGGCTGACATCTATCCCGTGGGGTAAGTGTAGTGAGGAGAACCTGGAGCTGGCCAGAGCCCAAGCGGTTCTGGAGGAGGATCACTATGGAATGGATGACGTCAAGAAGCGAATTCTG GAATTTATTGCAGTCAGCCAGCTGCGAGGATCCACCCAGGGGaagattttgtgtttttatggTCCTCCTGGAGTCGGCAAAACCAGTATTGCTCGTTCAATTGCCAGAGCCCTAAACAGAGAGTACTTCCGCTTCAGTGTTGGAGGGATGACTGATGTAGCAGAAATAAAAGGACACAG GAGGACATATGTTGGAGCAATGCCAGGAAAAATCATCCAATGTCTGAAGAAGACCAAGACTGAGAATCCACTTATACTGATTGATGAG GTAGATAAAATAGGAAGAGGCTATCAAGGGGACCCATCCTCAGCCCTTCTAGAGCTATTGGATCCAGAACAGAACTCTAACTTCTTGGATCATTATCTTGATGTTCCTGTGGATTTGTCAAAg GTACTTTTTATTTGTACTGCCAATGTAACAGAAACCATTCCAGAGCCACTGCGGGATAGAATGGAAGTGATCAACGTGTCAGGATATGTAGCAGAAGAGAAACTTGCAATTGCAGAG AGATACTTGGTCCCTCAAGCACGAGTTCTGTGTGGCTTGGATGAAAACAAAGCTCAAATCACATCGGATGTCCTGACTGTTCTCATCAAACAGTACTGCAGAGAGAGTGGGGTGAGGAATCTGCAAAAACAAGTAGAAAAG GTATTGAGGAAATCTGCCTATAAAATTGTGAGTGGAGAAGCAGAGACAGTCCAAGTAACACCTGAAAACCTGCAGGACTTTGTAGGAAAGCCCATCTTCACTGTGGATCGCATGTATGAAACCACTCCCCCAGGAGTGGTGATGGGTCTGGCCTGGACAGCTATGG gAGGGTCTACTCTGTTTATTGAAACATCCCTGAGGCGACCCAAAGACAAGGAGATCAAGGATGGGTCACTTGAAGTGACAGGGCAACTGGGTGATGTAATGAAGGAGAGTGCCAAAATTGCATACACATTTGCAAGAGCCTTTCTGATGCAGAAGAGCCCCAACAATGACTTTCTTATGTCTTCTCATATCCACTTGCATGTGCCAGAG ggAGCAACCCCGAAGGATGGACCAAGTGCAGGATGTACCATCgtaacagctctgctgtccctggccaTGAATTGCCCAGTGAGGCAGAACGTAGCCATGACTGGAGAGGTGTCATTGACTGGAAAAATTCTTCCTGTCGGTGGAATCAAGGAGAAGACTATTGCA
- the LOC130264480 gene encoding excitatory amino acid transporter 4-like isoform X2: protein MSEQSHVNSLFLNEDAAKRLHADSRLQQFRQAVHKRAARAKKRMHSITAASAKSFFRRNAFVLFTIAAVLLGIILAFSLRPYQLTYRQIKYFSFPGELLMRMLQMLVLPLIVSSLITGMASLDSRVSGKMGMRAIIYYMVTTIIAVFIGIFMVIIIHPGKGSKDKLHREGRIEQVQTTDAFMDLVRNMFPPNLVEACFKQYKTQYSTRVFTRTVLHSSNVTADVTTTQIPVPENFTSIMENVTHALGTISEVLTFEEVIPIPGSANGVNALGLVVFSMCFGLMIGSMKQKGRALREFFNCLNEAIMRLVAIIIWYAPVGIMFLIAGKILEMDDLAVMGGQLGMYTLTVIVGLLIHALCILPLLYFIVTHRNPWVFIAGLLQALITALGTSSSSATLPITFRCLEEKNGVDRRITRFVLPVGATINMDGTALYEALAAIFIAQVNNYELDFGQIITISITATAASIGAAGIPQAGLVTMVIVLTSVGLPTEDITLIIAVDWFLDRLRTTTNVLGDSLGAGIVEHLSRHELDAQDCELDYLSNFSRKH, encoded by the exons ATGAGCGAGCAGAGCCATGTCAACAGCCTGTTCCTCAATGAGGATGCAGCCAAGCGGCTGCACGCCGACAGCCGGCTGCAGCAGTTCCGGCAGGCTGTGCACAAGCGGGCGGCGCGGGCCAAGAAGCGGAtgcacagcatcactgctgcGAGCGCTAAAAGCTTCTTCAGGAGAAATGCCTTCGTCCTCTTCACCATTGCTGCAGTCCTACTAG GGATTATCCTGGCCTTCTCCCTCCGGCCCTACCAGCTGACCTATCGCCAGATCAAGTATTTCTCCTTCCCTGGTGAGCTGCTGATGCGTATGCTCCAGATGCTGGTTCTTCCTCTCATCGTCTCTAGCTTGATTACAG GAATGGCCTCACTGGATAGCAGAGTCTCCGGGAAGATGGGGATGCGGGCTATCATCTACTACATGGTGACTACAATCATAGCTGTCTTCATTGGCATCTTCATGGTGATCATCATACACCCAGGAAAAGGATCTAAGGACAAACTTCACCGAGAAGGCAGAATTGAGCAGGTGCAGACCACAGATGCCTTCATGGACTTGGTGAG GAATATGTTCCCGCCCAACCTCGTAGAAGCCTGCTTCAAACAG TACAAGACTCAGTACAGCACCAGGGTCTTCACCAGAACCGTCCTCCACAGCAGCAATGTCACAGCAGATGTGACAACCACACAGatccctgtgcctgagaatttCACCAGCATCATGGAGAATGTCACTCATGCCCTGGGAACCATCTCCGAGGTGCTGACCTTTGAAGAAGTCATTCCCATCCCAGGCTCAGCCAATGGGGTGAACGCTCTGGGGCTGGTAGTGTTCTCCATGTGCTTCGGTTTGATGATCGGCAGCATGAAGCAGAAGGGACGGGCCCTGCGGGAGTTCTTTAACTGCCTCAACGAAGCCATCATGAGGCTGGTGGCCATTATCATCTG GTATGCTCCAGTTGGCATCATGTTTTTAATTGCGGGCAAAATCCTGGAGATGGATGACCTAGCAGTGATGGGAGGCCAGCTGGGGATGTACACGCTCACTGTCATCGTTGGACTCCTCATTCATGCCCTTTgcatcctgcccctgctctACTTCATTGTCACTCACCGAAACCCCTGGGTGTTCATTGCAGGGCTCCTTCAGGCTCTCatcacagccctgggcacctccTCCAG CTCAGCGACTCTGCCCATAACCTTCAGGTGCCTAGAAGAAAAAAACGGTGTGGACAGGCGCATCACGAGGtttgtgctgcctgtgggagcCACAATTAACATGGACGGCACTGCTCTCTATGAGGCCCTTGCAGCCATCTTCATTGCCCAAGTCAACAACTATGAACTTGACTTCGGGCAAATCATCACAATAAG CATCACTGCCACGGCAGCCAGCATCGGAGCCGCAGGTATTCCCCAGGCAGGACTGGTGACAATGGTTATAGTACTGACATCAGTGGGGCTGCCTACTGAGGATATTACACTGATCATCGCTGTGGACTGGTTTCT GGACCGCCTTAGAACAACTACCAACGTCCTGGGGGATTCTCTGGGAGCTGGTATTGTGGAGCATCTCTCCCGGCATGAGCTGGATGCGCAAGACTGCGAACTTG actatTTGTCCAACTTTTCAAGAAAACACTGA
- the LOC130264480 gene encoding excitatory amino acid transporter 4-like isoform X3 has translation MSEQSHVNSLFLNEDAAKRLHADSRLQQFRQAVHKRAARAKKRMHSITAASAKSFFRRNAFVLFTIAAVLLGIILAFSLRPYQLTYRQIKYFSFPGELLMRMLQMLVLPLIVSSLITGMASLDSRVSGKMGMRAIIYYMVTTIIAVFIGIFMVIIIHPGKGSKDKLHREGRIEQVQTTDAFMDLVRNMFPPNLVEACFKQYKTQYSTRVFTRTVLHSSNVTADVTTTQIPVPENFTSIMENVTHALGTISEVLTFEEVIPIPGSANGVNALGLVVFSMCFGLMIGSMKQKGRALREFFNCLNEAIMRLVAIIIWYAPVGIMFLIAGKILEMDDLAVMGGQLGMYTLTVIVGLLIHALCILPLLYFIVTHRNPWVFIAGLLQALITALGTSSSSATLPITFRCLEEKNGVDRRITRFVLPVGATINMDGTALYEALAAIFIAQVNNYELDFGQIITISITATAASIGAAGIPQAGLVTMVIVLTSVGLPTEDITLIIAVDWFLDRLRTTTNVLGDSLGAGIVEHLSRHELDAQDCELD, from the exons ATGAGCGAGCAGAGCCATGTCAACAGCCTGTTCCTCAATGAGGATGCAGCCAAGCGGCTGCACGCCGACAGCCGGCTGCAGCAGTTCCGGCAGGCTGTGCACAAGCGGGCGGCGCGGGCCAAGAAGCGGAtgcacagcatcactgctgcGAGCGCTAAAAGCTTCTTCAGGAGAAATGCCTTCGTCCTCTTCACCATTGCTGCAGTCCTACTAG GGATTATCCTGGCCTTCTCCCTCCGGCCCTACCAGCTGACCTATCGCCAGATCAAGTATTTCTCCTTCCCTGGTGAGCTGCTGATGCGTATGCTCCAGATGCTGGTTCTTCCTCTCATCGTCTCTAGCTTGATTACAG GAATGGCCTCACTGGATAGCAGAGTCTCCGGGAAGATGGGGATGCGGGCTATCATCTACTACATGGTGACTACAATCATAGCTGTCTTCATTGGCATCTTCATGGTGATCATCATACACCCAGGAAAAGGATCTAAGGACAAACTTCACCGAGAAGGCAGAATTGAGCAGGTGCAGACCACAGATGCCTTCATGGACTTGGTGAG GAATATGTTCCCGCCCAACCTCGTAGAAGCCTGCTTCAAACAG TACAAGACTCAGTACAGCACCAGGGTCTTCACCAGAACCGTCCTCCACAGCAGCAATGTCACAGCAGATGTGACAACCACACAGatccctgtgcctgagaatttCACCAGCATCATGGAGAATGTCACTCATGCCCTGGGAACCATCTCCGAGGTGCTGACCTTTGAAGAAGTCATTCCCATCCCAGGCTCAGCCAATGGGGTGAACGCTCTGGGGCTGGTAGTGTTCTCCATGTGCTTCGGTTTGATGATCGGCAGCATGAAGCAGAAGGGACGGGCCCTGCGGGAGTTCTTTAACTGCCTCAACGAAGCCATCATGAGGCTGGTGGCCATTATCATCTG GTATGCTCCAGTTGGCATCATGTTTTTAATTGCGGGCAAAATCCTGGAGATGGATGACCTAGCAGTGATGGGAGGCCAGCTGGGGATGTACACGCTCACTGTCATCGTTGGACTCCTCATTCATGCCCTTTgcatcctgcccctgctctACTTCATTGTCACTCACCGAAACCCCTGGGTGTTCATTGCAGGGCTCCTTCAGGCTCTCatcacagccctgggcacctccTCCAG CTCAGCGACTCTGCCCATAACCTTCAGGTGCCTAGAAGAAAAAAACGGTGTGGACAGGCGCATCACGAGGtttgtgctgcctgtgggagcCACAATTAACATGGACGGCACTGCTCTCTATGAGGCCCTTGCAGCCATCTTCATTGCCCAAGTCAACAACTATGAACTTGACTTCGGGCAAATCATCACAATAAG CATCACTGCCACGGCAGCCAGCATCGGAGCCGCAGGTATTCCCCAGGCAGGACTGGTGACAATGGTTATAGTACTGACATCAGTGGGGCTGCCTACTGAGGATATTACACTGATCATCGCTGTGGACTGGTTTCT GGACCGCCTTAGAACAACTACCAACGTCCTGGGGGATTCTCTGGGAGCTGGTATTGTGGAGCATCTCTCCCGGCATGAGCTGGATGCGCAAGACTGCGAACTTG ACTAA
- the LOC130264480 gene encoding excitatory amino acid transporter 1-like isoform X1, whose product MSEQSHVNSLFLNEDAAKRLHADSRLQQFRQAVHKRAARAKKRMHSITAASAKSFFRRNAFVLFTIAAVLLGIILAFSLRPYQLTYRQIKYFSFPGELLMRMLQMLVLPLIVSSLITGMASLDSRVSGKMGMRAIIYYMVTTIIAVFIGIFMVIIIHPGKGSKDKLHREGRIEQVQTTDAFMDLVRNMFPPNLVEACFKQYKTQYSTRVFTRTVLHSSNVTADVTTTQIPVPENFTSIMENVTHALGTISEVLTFEEVIPIPGSANGVNALGLVVFSMCFGLMIGSMKQKGRALREFFNCLNEAIMRLVAIIIWYAPVGIMFLIAGKILEMDDLAVMGGQLGMYTLTVIVGLLIHALCILPLLYFIVTHRNPWVFIAGLLQALITALGTSSSSATLPITFRCLEEKNGVDRRITRFVLPVGATINMDGTALYEALAAIFIAQVNNYELDFGQIITISITATAASIGAAGIPQAGLVTMVIVLTSVGLPTEDITLIIAVDWFLDRLRTTTNVLGDSLGAGIVEHLSRHELDAQDCELGNSGIEEKEQLSHLVCPQNDTHRHSRRETAL is encoded by the exons ATGAGCGAGCAGAGCCATGTCAACAGCCTGTTCCTCAATGAGGATGCAGCCAAGCGGCTGCACGCCGACAGCCGGCTGCAGCAGTTCCGGCAGGCTGTGCACAAGCGGGCGGCGCGGGCCAAGAAGCGGAtgcacagcatcactgctgcGAGCGCTAAAAGCTTCTTCAGGAGAAATGCCTTCGTCCTCTTCACCATTGCTGCAGTCCTACTAG GGATTATCCTGGCCTTCTCCCTCCGGCCCTACCAGCTGACCTATCGCCAGATCAAGTATTTCTCCTTCCCTGGTGAGCTGCTGATGCGTATGCTCCAGATGCTGGTTCTTCCTCTCATCGTCTCTAGCTTGATTACAG GAATGGCCTCACTGGATAGCAGAGTCTCCGGGAAGATGGGGATGCGGGCTATCATCTACTACATGGTGACTACAATCATAGCTGTCTTCATTGGCATCTTCATGGTGATCATCATACACCCAGGAAAAGGATCTAAGGACAAACTTCACCGAGAAGGCAGAATTGAGCAGGTGCAGACCACAGATGCCTTCATGGACTTGGTGAG GAATATGTTCCCGCCCAACCTCGTAGAAGCCTGCTTCAAACAG TACAAGACTCAGTACAGCACCAGGGTCTTCACCAGAACCGTCCTCCACAGCAGCAATGTCACAGCAGATGTGACAACCACACAGatccctgtgcctgagaatttCACCAGCATCATGGAGAATGTCACTCATGCCCTGGGAACCATCTCCGAGGTGCTGACCTTTGAAGAAGTCATTCCCATCCCAGGCTCAGCCAATGGGGTGAACGCTCTGGGGCTGGTAGTGTTCTCCATGTGCTTCGGTTTGATGATCGGCAGCATGAAGCAGAAGGGACGGGCCCTGCGGGAGTTCTTTAACTGCCTCAACGAAGCCATCATGAGGCTGGTGGCCATTATCATCTG GTATGCTCCAGTTGGCATCATGTTTTTAATTGCGGGCAAAATCCTGGAGATGGATGACCTAGCAGTGATGGGAGGCCAGCTGGGGATGTACACGCTCACTGTCATCGTTGGACTCCTCATTCATGCCCTTTgcatcctgcccctgctctACTTCATTGTCACTCACCGAAACCCCTGGGTGTTCATTGCAGGGCTCCTTCAGGCTCTCatcacagccctgggcacctccTCCAG CTCAGCGACTCTGCCCATAACCTTCAGGTGCCTAGAAGAAAAAAACGGTGTGGACAGGCGCATCACGAGGtttgtgctgcctgtgggagcCACAATTAACATGGACGGCACTGCTCTCTATGAGGCCCTTGCAGCCATCTTCATTGCCCAAGTCAACAACTATGAACTTGACTTCGGGCAAATCATCACAATAAG CATCACTGCCACGGCAGCCAGCATCGGAGCCGCAGGTATTCCCCAGGCAGGACTGGTGACAATGGTTATAGTACTGACATCAGTGGGGCTGCCTACTGAGGATATTACACTGATCATCGCTGTGGACTGGTTTCT GGACCGCCTTAGAACAACTACCAACGTCCTGGGGGATTCTCTGGGAGCTGGTATTGTGGAGCATCTCTCCCGGCATGAGCTGGATGCGCAAGACTGCGAACTTGGTAATTCTGGGATAGAGGAGAAAGAACAGCTCTCCCACCTTGTTTGCCCACAGAATGACACCCACAGGCACTCCAGAAGGGAGACAGCACTGTGA